The Larus michahellis chromosome 12, bLarMic1.1, whole genome shotgun sequence genome contains a region encoding:
- the RSPO4 gene encoding R-spondin-4 isoform X1 — protein sequence MGPSPAPQPCRAHVPQPCLSPCPPFVPAASAGLLENCTGCVLCSEDNGCITCHHRLFLLIWRDGIRQYGMCVHTCPPGYFGVRGLEVNRCTKCRSPSCESCFSRDFCMKCKDKFYLHKGQCFRQCPPSTTAQPGTRECQETCEPGPWSEWSACTHEGRTCGCKWGLETRVREVAGAAKEEGAVCPALLETRRCRMRKHCPGGEHRTACRPSHPSKASPEVHCGRGAVATVWRWPASLAVISQAF from the exons ATGGGACCCTCCCCAGCACCTCAGCCGTGCCGTGCACATGTGCCGCAGCCGTGCCTCAGCCCCTGTCCTCCATTTGTCCCCGCAGCGAGCGCCGGCCTGCTGGAGAACTGCACGGGCTGCGTCCTGTGCTCGGAGGACAATGGCTGCATCACTTGCCACCACCGGCTCTTCCTGCTCATCTGGAGGGACGGCATCCGCCAGTACGGGATGTGCGTCCACACCTGTCCCCCCGGCTACTTCGGCGTGCGGGGGCTGGAGGTCAACAGATGCACAA AGTGCAGGTCGCCCAGCTGCGAGAGCTGCTTCAGCAGGGACTTCTGCATGAAGTGCAAAGACAAGTTTTACTTGCACAAGGGCCAGTGCTTTCGGCagtgcccccccagcaccacggCGCAGCCCGGCACCCGCGAGTGCCAAG AGACGTGCGAGCCGGGGCCGTGGAGCGAGTGGAGCGCCTGCACCCACGAGGGCCGGACCTGCGGCTGCAAGTGGGGCTTGGAGACGCGGGTCCGGGAGGTGGCGGGGGCTGCCAAGGAGGAGGGGGCCGTCTGCCCCGCGCTGCTGGAGACGAGGAGGTGCCGCATGAGGAAGCACTGCCCGGGAGGTGAGCATCGCACCGCCTGCCGCCCTTCGCACCCCTCCAAAGCGAGCCCCGAGGTACACTGCGGGAGGGGGGCGGTGGCCACGGTCTGGCGGTGGCCGGCAAGCCTGGCTGTCATCTCCCAAGCATTTTGA